A single window of Stigmatopora nigra isolate UIUO_SnigA chromosome 20, RoL_Snig_1.1, whole genome shotgun sequence DNA harbors:
- the LOC144213522 gene encoding H(+)/Cl(-) exchange transporter 5-like isoform X2, which produces MEQRGGGGGGGGGASSGSSSSSDDDDEMVDLTGATLDFSSTYDDPLLASGGYEAHAGAKGPSKWAEPPEDVAPGLGTYEDFNTIDWVREKSKDRDRHREISNKSKESLVSMALSIIDAFSGWLLMLLVGLMSGAVAGGIDIAAHWLTDMKGGVCLAGFWFNHEHCCWTSNQTTFQDRHRCPQWQSWAQLISGSSQGPLAYTLDYAMYIFWALLFAFLAVTLVRAFAPYACGSGIPEIKTILSGFIIRGYLGKWTLLIKTVTLVLAVSSGLSLGKEGPLVHVACCCANILCRFFTKYRKNEAKRREVLSAAAAVGVSVAFGAPIGGVLFSLEEVSYYFPLKTLWRSFFAALVAAFTLRSINPFGNSRLVLFYVEFHAPWHLVELGPFVLLGIFGGLWGALFIKANIAWCRRRKSTRLGRYPVLEVLSVAALTALLAFPNGYTRMSGAELISELFNDCSLLDSSQLCGYKQPANATQSGWGDGPADGLADRPAAEGLYAALWQLALALLFKMVITVVTFGMKVPSGLFIPSMAVGAIAGRLLGVAMEQLAYYKHDWPLFRGWCSPGADCITPGLYAMVGAAACLGGVTRMTVSLVVIMFELTGGLEYIVPLMAATMTSKWVADAFGREGIYEAHIRLNGYPFLEAKEEFEHGSLAQDVMRPRRSDPALAVLTQDGMSVGEVEALVEGTHFSGFPVVVSRQSQRLVGFVLRRDLLISIDNARQRQEGVVSASQVLFTRHAGAARAPEAPPPVRLRNILDLSPFTVTDHTPMDITVDIFRKLGLRQCLVTHNGRLLGIITKKDLLKHMARIADRDSDSVLFN; this is translated from the exons ATGGAGCagcgaggcggcggcggcggaggcggcggcggcgctagCAGCGGCAGCAGCTCGAGCAGTGACGACGATGACGAGATGGTGGATCTGACCGGGGCCACGCTGGACTTCTCGTCCACCTACGACGACCCGCTCCTGGCTTCCG GAGGTTACGAGGCCCACGCCGGCGCCAAGGGCCCTTCCAAATGGGCGGAACCTCCGGAGGACGTGGCGCCCGGACTGGGCACCTACGAGGACTTCAACACCATCGACTGGGTCCGCGAAAAGAGCAAGGACCGCGACAGGCACCGAGAG ATCAGCAACAAGAGCAAAGAGTCGCTGGTCTCCATGGCCCTGAGTATCATCGACGCCTTCTCCGGTTGGCTGCTGATGCTCCTGGTGGGCCTCATGTCAG GCGCGGTAGCGGGCGGCATCGACATCGCGGCCCACTGGCTGACGGACATGAAGGGCGGCGTGTGCTTGGCGGGCTTCTGGTTCAATCACGAGCACTGCTGCTGGACCTCCAACCAGACCACCTTCCAGGACCGCCATCGCTGTCCTCAATGGCAGAGCTGGGCCCAACTCATCAGCGGGAGCTCGCAG GGCCCGTTGGCGTACACGCTGGACTACGCAATGTACATCTTCTGGGCGCTCCTATTCGCCTTCCTGGCCGTCACGCTGGTCCGGGCTTTCGCCCCGTACGCGTGCGGCTCTGGCATCCCCGAG ATCAAAACCATCCTGAGCGGCTTCATCATCCGCGGCTACCTGGGCAAGTGGACGCTCCTCATCAAGACGGTGACGCTGGTCCTGGCCGTGTCCTCGGGCCTGAGCCTGGGGAAGGAAGGCCCGCTGGTGCACGTGGCCTGCTGCTGCGCCAACATCCTCTGCCGCTTCTTCACCAAATACCGCAAGAACGAGGCCAAGCGGCGAGAG GTGctgtcggcggcggcggcggtgggcgTGTCGGTGGCGTTCGGCGCGCCGATCGGCGGCGTCCTGTTCAGCTTGGAGGAG GTGAGCTATTACTTCCCCCTTAAAACGCTGTGGCGCTCCTTCTTCGCCGCCCTGGTGGCCGCCTTCACGCTGCGCTCCATCAACCCCTTCGGCAACAGCCGACTGGTTCTCTTCTACGTGGAGTTCCACGCCCCGTGGCACCTGGTGGAGCTGGGGCCCTTTGTCCTCTTGGGCATCTTCGGCGGCCTGTGGGGGGCGCTCTTCATCAAGGCCAACATCGCGTGGTGCCGTCGAC GCAAGTCGACCCGTCTGGGCCGCTACCCGGTCCTGGAGGTGCTGTCGGTGGCGGCGCTGACGGCCCTGTTGGCCTTCCCCAACGGCTACACCAGGATGAGCGGAGCCGAGCTCATTTCGGAGCTTTTCAACGACTGCTCGCTGCTGGACTCTTCGCAGCTCTGCGGCTACAAACAG CCGGCCAACGCCACGCAGAGCGGATGGGGCGACGGCCCGGCCGACGGCCTGGCCGACCGGCCGGCCGCCGAGGGCCTCTACGCCGCCCTGTGGCAGTTGGCGCTGGCCTTGCTCTTCAAGATGGTCATCACCGTGGTCACCTTCGGGATGAAG GTTCCGTCCGGACTGTTCATCCCCAGCATGGCGGTGGGCGCCATCGCGGGCAGGCTGCTGGGCGTGGCCATGGAACAGCTGGCCTACTACAAGCACGATTGGCCGCTCTTCCGAGGCTGGTGCTCGCCCGGCGCCGACTGCATCACGCCGGGCCTCTACGCCATGGTGGGCGCCGCCGCCTGCCTGG GCGGCGTGACGCGCATGACGGTGTCCCTGGTGGTCATCATGTTCGAGCTGACGGGTGGCCTGGAGTACATCGTGCCGCTCATGGCCGCCACCATGACCAGCAAGTGGGTGGCCGATGCTTTTGGGAGGGAAGGAATCTACGAG GCTCACATCCGGCTCAACGGCTACCCCTTCCTGGAGGCCAAAGAGGAGTTTGAGCACGGCAGCCTGGCCCAGGACGTGATGAGGCCCCGGAGGTCGGACCCCGCCCTGGCCGTCCTCACGCAGGACGGCATGAGCGTCGGCGAGGTGGAG GCGCTGGTGGAAGGGACGCACTTCAGCGGCTTTCCCGTGGTGGTCTCCCGTCAGTCCCAGCGCTTGGTGGGCTTTGTGCTCCGGAGAGATCTTCTCATCTCCATCG ATAACGCCCGCCAGCGTCAAGAGGGCGTGGTGAGCGCGTCCCAGGTGCTGTTCACCCGGCACGCCGGTGCCGCCCGGGCCCCCGAGGCGCCCCCTCCCGTCCGCCTCAGGAACATCTTGGACCTCAGCCCCTTCACCGTCACCGACCACACGCCCATGGACATCACGGTGGACATCTTCCGCAAACTGGGCCTGCGCCAGTGCCTGGTCACGCACAACGG GAGACTTCTTGGCATTATCACCAAAAAGGACCTTCTCAAACACATGGCGCGCATCGCCGACAGAGACTCTGACTCCGTTCTCTTCAACTGA
- the LOC144213522 gene encoding H(+)/Cl(-) exchange transporter 5-like isoform X1 produces the protein MEQRGGGGGGGGGASSGSSSSSDDDDEMVDLTGATLDFSSTYDDPLLASATAVSPQSPGGYEAHAGAKGPSKWAEPPEDVAPGLGTYEDFNTIDWVREKSKDRDRHREISNKSKESLVSMALSIIDAFSGWLLMLLVGLMSGAVAGGIDIAAHWLTDMKGGVCLAGFWFNHEHCCWTSNQTTFQDRHRCPQWQSWAQLISGSSQGPLAYTLDYAMYIFWALLFAFLAVTLVRAFAPYACGSGIPEIKTILSGFIIRGYLGKWTLLIKTVTLVLAVSSGLSLGKEGPLVHVACCCANILCRFFTKYRKNEAKRREVLSAAAAVGVSVAFGAPIGGVLFSLEEVSYYFPLKTLWRSFFAALVAAFTLRSINPFGNSRLVLFYVEFHAPWHLVELGPFVLLGIFGGLWGALFIKANIAWCRRRKSTRLGRYPVLEVLSVAALTALLAFPNGYTRMSGAELISELFNDCSLLDSSQLCGYKQPANATQSGWGDGPADGLADRPAAEGLYAALWQLALALLFKMVITVVTFGMKVPSGLFIPSMAVGAIAGRLLGVAMEQLAYYKHDWPLFRGWCSPGADCITPGLYAMVGAAACLGGVTRMTVSLVVIMFELTGGLEYIVPLMAATMTSKWVADAFGREGIYEAHIRLNGYPFLEAKEEFEHGSLAQDVMRPRRSDPALAVLTQDGMSVGEVEALVEGTHFSGFPVVVSRQSQRLVGFVLRRDLLISIDNARQRQEGVVSASQVLFTRHAGAARAPEAPPPVRLRNILDLSPFTVTDHTPMDITVDIFRKLGLRQCLVTHNGRLLGIITKKDLLKHMARIADRDSDSVLFN, from the exons ATGGAGCagcgaggcggcggcggcggaggcggcggcggcgctagCAGCGGCAGCAGCTCGAGCAGTGACGACGATGACGAGATGGTGGATCTGACCGGGGCCACGCTGGACTTCTCGTCCACCTACGACGACCCGCTCCTGGCTTCCG CCACCGCCGTCTCTCCGCAATCTCCAGGAGGTTACGAGGCCCACGCCGGCGCCAAGGGCCCTTCCAAATGGGCGGAACCTCCGGAGGACGTGGCGCCCGGACTGGGCACCTACGAGGACTTCAACACCATCGACTGGGTCCGCGAAAAGAGCAAGGACCGCGACAGGCACCGAGAG ATCAGCAACAAGAGCAAAGAGTCGCTGGTCTCCATGGCCCTGAGTATCATCGACGCCTTCTCCGGTTGGCTGCTGATGCTCCTGGTGGGCCTCATGTCAG GCGCGGTAGCGGGCGGCATCGACATCGCGGCCCACTGGCTGACGGACATGAAGGGCGGCGTGTGCTTGGCGGGCTTCTGGTTCAATCACGAGCACTGCTGCTGGACCTCCAACCAGACCACCTTCCAGGACCGCCATCGCTGTCCTCAATGGCAGAGCTGGGCCCAACTCATCAGCGGGAGCTCGCAG GGCCCGTTGGCGTACACGCTGGACTACGCAATGTACATCTTCTGGGCGCTCCTATTCGCCTTCCTGGCCGTCACGCTGGTCCGGGCTTTCGCCCCGTACGCGTGCGGCTCTGGCATCCCCGAG ATCAAAACCATCCTGAGCGGCTTCATCATCCGCGGCTACCTGGGCAAGTGGACGCTCCTCATCAAGACGGTGACGCTGGTCCTGGCCGTGTCCTCGGGCCTGAGCCTGGGGAAGGAAGGCCCGCTGGTGCACGTGGCCTGCTGCTGCGCCAACATCCTCTGCCGCTTCTTCACCAAATACCGCAAGAACGAGGCCAAGCGGCGAGAG GTGctgtcggcggcggcggcggtgggcgTGTCGGTGGCGTTCGGCGCGCCGATCGGCGGCGTCCTGTTCAGCTTGGAGGAG GTGAGCTATTACTTCCCCCTTAAAACGCTGTGGCGCTCCTTCTTCGCCGCCCTGGTGGCCGCCTTCACGCTGCGCTCCATCAACCCCTTCGGCAACAGCCGACTGGTTCTCTTCTACGTGGAGTTCCACGCCCCGTGGCACCTGGTGGAGCTGGGGCCCTTTGTCCTCTTGGGCATCTTCGGCGGCCTGTGGGGGGCGCTCTTCATCAAGGCCAACATCGCGTGGTGCCGTCGAC GCAAGTCGACCCGTCTGGGCCGCTACCCGGTCCTGGAGGTGCTGTCGGTGGCGGCGCTGACGGCCCTGTTGGCCTTCCCCAACGGCTACACCAGGATGAGCGGAGCCGAGCTCATTTCGGAGCTTTTCAACGACTGCTCGCTGCTGGACTCTTCGCAGCTCTGCGGCTACAAACAG CCGGCCAACGCCACGCAGAGCGGATGGGGCGACGGCCCGGCCGACGGCCTGGCCGACCGGCCGGCCGCCGAGGGCCTCTACGCCGCCCTGTGGCAGTTGGCGCTGGCCTTGCTCTTCAAGATGGTCATCACCGTGGTCACCTTCGGGATGAAG GTTCCGTCCGGACTGTTCATCCCCAGCATGGCGGTGGGCGCCATCGCGGGCAGGCTGCTGGGCGTGGCCATGGAACAGCTGGCCTACTACAAGCACGATTGGCCGCTCTTCCGAGGCTGGTGCTCGCCCGGCGCCGACTGCATCACGCCGGGCCTCTACGCCATGGTGGGCGCCGCCGCCTGCCTGG GCGGCGTGACGCGCATGACGGTGTCCCTGGTGGTCATCATGTTCGAGCTGACGGGTGGCCTGGAGTACATCGTGCCGCTCATGGCCGCCACCATGACCAGCAAGTGGGTGGCCGATGCTTTTGGGAGGGAAGGAATCTACGAG GCTCACATCCGGCTCAACGGCTACCCCTTCCTGGAGGCCAAAGAGGAGTTTGAGCACGGCAGCCTGGCCCAGGACGTGATGAGGCCCCGGAGGTCGGACCCCGCCCTGGCCGTCCTCACGCAGGACGGCATGAGCGTCGGCGAGGTGGAG GCGCTGGTGGAAGGGACGCACTTCAGCGGCTTTCCCGTGGTGGTCTCCCGTCAGTCCCAGCGCTTGGTGGGCTTTGTGCTCCGGAGAGATCTTCTCATCTCCATCG ATAACGCCCGCCAGCGTCAAGAGGGCGTGGTGAGCGCGTCCCAGGTGCTGTTCACCCGGCACGCCGGTGCCGCCCGGGCCCCCGAGGCGCCCCCTCCCGTCCGCCTCAGGAACATCTTGGACCTCAGCCCCTTCACCGTCACCGACCACACGCCCATGGACATCACGGTGGACATCTTCCGCAAACTGGGCCTGCGCCAGTGCCTGGTCACGCACAACGG GAGACTTCTTGGCATTATCACCAAAAAGGACCTTCTCAAACACATGGCGCGCATCGCCGACAGAGACTCTGACTCCGTTCTCTTCAACTGA
- the LOC144213676 gene encoding tumor necrosis factor ligand superfamily member 10-like, with the protein MASPIEQQQQQQQTQPDYFRSESNKSTTYMMVPAGGPDGAGRPDAPSKMWLALVVAVVVVLQVASTTGLFVYLNMSISQVRSQGVTEELKCLSLLNALDPDIPEQLAQLLGEPCIKLAESVKAYISKVTENIISKQTFMVARSMPRSFNNTGSKFPGGSLAQRPSAHLTLRDSGLPGYPQKELHQSCRHVVRSWANRSLGAHLRNMTLSNGRLRVPRDGRYYLYSQVYFRYPSPASGEADQRSVSHQLVQCVYKKTSYPSPIQLLKGVGTKCWAPDAEYALHSVYQGGLFELRAGDELFVSVSSPTMLNADDSSSYFGAFRLDL; encoded by the exons ATGGCCAGCCCCAtcgagcagcagcagcagcagcagcagacaCAGCCGGATTATTTCCGATCGGAGAGCAACAAGTCCACCACCTACATGATGGTCCCGGCCGGGGGGCCGGACGGCGCCGGACGCCCCGACGCCCCCTCCAAGATGTGGCTGGCcctggtggtggcggtggtggtggtgctacAGGTGGCCTCCACCACGGGGCTCTTTGTCTACCTGAACATGTCCATCTCGCAG GTGCGCAGTCAGGGGGTGACGGAGGAGCTGAAATGTCTGAGCTTGCTCAACGCCCTGGACCCGGACATTCCCGAGCAGCTGGCCCAGTTGCTGGGAGAACCTTGCATCAAGTTGGCCGAGAGCGTCAAAGCCTACATTTCCAAG gtgACGGAGAACATCATCTCCAAACAGACCTTCATGG TGGCCAGAAGCATGCCTCGCTCCTTCAACAACACGGGCTCCAAGTTCCCGGGGGGATCGCTGGCGCAGAGGCCCTCGGCCCACTTGACCCTGCGGGACAGTGGCTTGCcag GCTACCCCCAGAAAGAGCTGCACCAGTCGTGCCGTCACGTGGTGCGCTCTTGGGCCAACAGGAGCCTGGGCGCCCACCTGCGCAACATGACCCTGAGCAACGGCAGGCTGCGAGTCCCTCGGGACGGCCGCTACTACCTGTACTCGCAG GTGTACTTCCGCTACCCGTCGCCGGCCAGCGGCGAGGCGGACCAGCGCAGCGTCAGCCACCAGCTGGTGCAGTGCGTCTACAAGAAAACCTCCTACCCCAGCCCCATACAG CTCCTCAAGGGGGTGGGCACCAAGTGCTGGGCGCCCGACGCAGAGTACGCCCTCCACTCCGTCTACCAAGGCGGGCTGTTCGAGCTGCGGGCGGGCGACGAACTCTTCGTGTCCGTGTCGTCGCCGACCATGCTCAACGCCGACGACTCCTCCAGCTACTTCGGAGCCTTCCGACTGGACCTCTGA